The genomic region ATTTTCTTTGTCACATATTTGGTAAGGCCTTTACGCGTACATATACACAGAAGGGTTTGAAACAGTAAGTCAGATTCATAATATACATATTGGTATGCATTTAATGAGATCGATACTCATCAAAAGTGGggaaacatgatttttaaatgttaccttatgctcatcaaggctgcatttcatacagtaaaatgtagaaatacagtaaaaatcaggATATTATGAAATGCCatcatttgaaataactttttttttatttgaaaatattgtaaaatgtaatttaatcctgtgatgcaaagtttCCAGAGTCCATTAATACTcaagtgtcacgtgatccttcggaaatcattatATTGATCTGCCGCTCGATTATTATTGCTGATCAGTTAttaatgttttctcttttttttcatcaataTTTCTTGTGGCTttatattttgtggaaaccttaaatatttgaaataaatgtataaaattaatttccGTTAAAGACAAACACACGCTTTGCATCACGggaatcaattacattttcaaattttatgatagaatgcatttttttttattttattattattttttttttaagaaatgggtATAAAAATATTcctaaaatattcatattccatttgagatatttttctaccataaatatatcaaaaataatttttgattagtaacatgcattgctaagaacttaatttggacgaCATTTTAAAGGcacttttctcaatatttagattttttttccaagtagtTGTATTTCTGTCAATTATTGTCCTATCCTAGCAAACCATACATCGATGGAAAgcgtataaatctcaatttggTGGGAAAAAAGTCCCATACGACTGATCCTGTGGTCCCGCTTCACACACATTAGTGCTTTTGAGCACATTTAAAGACGGTAAATgcttcacattttaaaaatcgcCTTAAAATGCTATCTTTCCCAGCCTCTCTCCTTTACACGTGCCCTCTGAAGCCTTGGCGTCAGATACTGCGTCAGGTACTCCAGCTTCACTCTATAAAAGTTATAAATGCAGTagagtttctttctttcgtgTATTAAATTACAGCCCTGTTTCTGCTGTTTGCAAGGATGTGCGTTAAAATGGGCTGATGAGAGGACGCCTAGGCTTGTAGTTCCTTCCCCCGTTGTGAAAAAGGTGATTAATGGCATATTTAGTTTCGTGCTGCTTCACATCATGCGTCCGGTCACATTTATGTCTGCATGACTAATTGCTTCCCTTTTGCATTCCACCAGAAATGAGTAATGAGTCTGGCTGCTCGCCGTGTGTAGCATCATAACATCAACagggaaatctttttttttaagtgttttgcaGAAAAGGAGAAGCCTGTGAAACACAGAAAAGTGACGTTCAGTGATGTTGTGAGCGTTCGAAACGTATCGAGCCGTAAGCGTTGCGCGAGAGACCAGCAGGGCCCCGGAGACGTTTCCTCAGGGCCTGTGAAGTTTTTTGACTTTGCCAGCGAGCTCGAGAGGGACTCCTTCTTCCGGCGACTCCAACAGACACGCTCGTTTATGTTTCCTGCCAAACCGGTAATCTATTTTGTCGTTGCACACATTGAAATCTAAATGAAATCGGTGTTCCTTTTTGCGTGCATTTCTGTTGTGTGTAGATAACCTCAACCTGAGAGGACTTCAGATGAAACGAGCTTTAACGCAGACGCATCTGACCAGCAGAGGGCGGTCTGCACCTCTACATCGTGCTTGGTTTACGTTTCTACAAagctttgcatttaatttaatggcCAGGCAGTTTTTAATACCTCAACATGGAGCACTTCTCAAAAAAACCAGAGCTGAATGATATACAACTTTGGAATGTACCAATGCAAAATGAAGttataacaaaatgaaaaaagcaacGATGCCTTTCAGTGCGCGTGGAATAGATTTTTACACGCTTTAAatggaaagagaaaataaatgtatgtaaaaaaataaataaatatttaaaaaatgaatgcagaaCATTCGTGCTGTGCAGAtgctctttattttaatgtctgaAGTATAAAAAGAACATAATGCCCGTGAAATACAGATTAAATGCATCGGTCTTAAATTTAACCCCAAAACATCAACACAGCCGTCCCGACCACGTGGTCTACGAACCAAAATACCAGCCAATCGGGAGAGCGGAGAGGAGCGCAGCGAATATTCGACCAATCGGAGAGCAGTGGCGTTGCCAAGCAGCTCGTGTGACTAATGGCAGTCATATGACTGGCCCACAAATGGAGTCCGTCTGCTGGAGTCGAATGTGGCTCAAGAATTAAACGCGAAA from Puntigrus tetrazona isolate hp1 chromosome 21, ASM1883169v1, whole genome shotgun sequence harbors:
- the LOC122326360 gene encoding uncharacterized protein LOC122326360 isoform X4, whose protein sequence is MLTSGFESNICMRTSRRCVCDSPPLPAGRVGLQRLQPALHDFLLDCLDADSPASSADTTLSSIEEFRRADSYDEAAALPAGDVLLNAAKNSTLLDHSRAQDLTLLPPPNLSSILELSVNPAEEKPFSLSHICLSPLHVPSEALASDTASGCALKWADERTPRLVVPSPVVKKCFAEKEKPVKHRKVTFSDVVSVRNVSSRKRCARDQQGPGDVSSGPVKFFDFASELERDSFFRRLQQTRSFMFPAKPVIYFVVAHIEI